One genomic window of Cannabis sativa cultivar Pink pepper isolate KNU-18-1 chromosome 2, ASM2916894v1, whole genome shotgun sequence includes the following:
- the LOC115718397 gene encoding cell division control protein 6 homolog B produces MPAIAKRKPSPTSTPMEFMNLPSEKVAGGHSTPQKRKLRSDSSPMRASPVSTPMKWTSPRRSVNASPNSPSFDVESTLCERRLKLQKPVVKNLFMVKPNWNPRDPEQSRAVKEALHVSTAPSVVVCREDEQKRVLEFCKSCMEEEKAGSLYVCGCPGTGKSLSMEKVKKQLAEWARETGLEEPDVLAINCTSLTNTSDVFNKILGKDHQPQKKSRNSTSALQLLQNSYSKKPNSAGKKMMLIIADELDYLITKDRAVLHDLFMLTTLPFSRCVLIGIANAIDLADRFLPRLQSLNCKPMVITFRAYSKDQIIKILQERLMALPYTVFQPQALELCARKVAAASGDMRKALCVCRSAIEMLDAELRESFNHLNSSSEETFFEQQILPQADCVKKPEIDVVRIDHMALALSKTFKSPVVDTIQSLPQHQQIILCSAVKLFRGGKKDSTVGELNKSYTDFCKSALIPAVGIFELSSMCRVLNDQGLLKIGQSREEKFKRVTLKVDEADIVFALQGIRFFRNSLQ; encoded by the exons ATGCCTGCTATTGCCAAACGGAAGCCTTCTCCTACGTCTACTCCGATGGAATTCATGAACCTCCCGTCGGAGAAGGTCGCCGGTGGCCACTCCACTCCTCAGAAGCGTAAGCTCAGATCTGATTCGTCGCCGATGCGTGCCAGTCCAGTCTCAACCCCCATGAAATGGACCTCGCCTCGCCGATCCGTCAATGCAAGTCCCAATAGCCCATCGTTT GATGTTGAGAGTACATTGTGTGAACGCCGTTTGAAGTTGCAGAAACCTGTAGTGAAGAATTTGTTTATGGTGAAACCTAATTGGAACCCCAGAG ATCCTGAGCAATCTAGGGCGGTAAAGGAGGCATTGCACGTTTCGACTGCGCCTTCTGTTGTAGTGTGTAGAGAAGATGAGCAAAAGAGGGTTTTGGAGTTCTGTAAATCGTGCATGGAAGAAGAAAAGGCTGGTAGTTTATATGTATGTGGATGTCCAGGGACTGGAAAATCGTTGTCTATGGAGAAAGTAAAGAAGCAATTAGCTGAATGGGCACGAGAG ACAGGGCTAGAAGAGCCAGATGTATTAGCAATAAATTGTACCTCTCTTACAAATACTAGCGATGTTTTCAATAAG ATACTGGGTAAAGATCATCAACCACAAAAGAAAAGTAGAAACTCTACATCAGCATTGCAACTTCTCCAGAATTCCTACTCTAAGAAACCAAATTCAGCTGGCAAGAAAATGAT GTTAATAATTGCTGATGAATTAGACTATCTAATTACTAAGGACAGGGCGGTACTCCATGATCTTTTCATGCTTACTACACTACCATTCTCGAGATGTGTACTTATAG GAATAGCTAATGCCATTGACCTTGCTGATCGTTTTCTTCCCAGGCTCCAGTCATTGAATT GCAAGCCTATGGTGATTACCTTTCGAGCGTACTCCAAGGATCAAATCATTAAAATTCTTCAAGAGCGCCTAATG GCACTACCTTACACTGTATTTCAACCACAAGCATTGGAACTTTGTGCCAGG AAAGTAGCTGCTGCATCTGGTGATATGCGGAAAGCTCTTTGTGTTTGCAG GAGTGCAATTGAAATGCTAGACGCAGAGTTAAGAGAATCTTTCAACCACTTGAATTCATCAAGCGAAGAAACATTCTTTGAGCAGCAGATATTACCACAAGCTGACTGTGTTAAAAAGCCAGAAATTGATGTC GTAAGGATTGATCATATGGCTCTTGCTTTATCAAAGACATTCAAGTCACCTGTGGTGGACACCATACAGTCTCTTCCACAACATCAACAG ATCATATTATGCTCAGCCGTGAAGCTTTTCCGGGGTGGAAAGAAGGATTCAACAGTCGGGGAG TTGAATAAATCTTACACGGACTTCTGCAAATCAGCATTAATTCCAGCCGTGGGGATTTTTGAACTTTCAAGTATGTGCAGGGTGCTTAATGATCAG GGGCTACTCAAGATTGGTCAATCTCGAGAAGAGAAATTCAAAAGAGTGACTCTAAAAGTAGATGAAGCAGACATCGTTTTTGCGTTGCAG GGAATCCGTTTCTTCCGGAATAGTCTGCAGTAA
- the LOC133034399 gene encoding uncharacterized protein LOC133034399, translating to MTRNAAESFNKVTEEFRKYPVTILVDFIRFTLQNWFASRLEKASKCATPLATTFENDLKDQHKDGMFRSVLRNGAQLFNVGTSPQGERGGDVNLVERTCTCGLFQMLKIPCPHACVAAVSQNVSVYTLCSPYYTKETWKKTYDATINIVGEEDEWVLPEHIKNIRIGVPVEKKPVGRPRKSNAGRRPTKRRPSSGQVVVEPRHCSLCHGSGHNRATCKARV from the coding sequence ATGACAAGAAACGCTGCCGAAAGCTTCAACAAGGTGACAGAAGAATTCAGAAAATATCCAGTAACTATTTTGGTTGACTTCATCAGGTTCACACTTCAAAATTGGTTTGCTTCTCGTCTCGAAAAGGCTAGTAAGTGCGCTACTCCTTTGGCTACTACTTTTGAAAATGATTTAAAGGATCAACACAAAGATGGTATGTTCAGGAGTGTCCTTCGTAATGGTGCCCAATTGTTCAACGTTGGTACGAGTCCTCAAGGTGagagaggtggtgatgtgaactTAGTGGAGAGAACATGCACTTGCGGACTTTTCCAAATGCTGAAAATCCCTTGTCCACATGCATGTGTCGCAGCAGTTAGTCAGAATGTGAGCGTGTACACACTTTGCTCTCCATATTACACTAAAGAAACGTGGAAGAAAACCTACGATGCCACAATTAATATTGTTGGCGAGGAGGATGAGTGGGTACTACCGGAACATATCAAGAACATAAGAATCGGGGTACCAGTGGAGAAAAAACCAGTAGGTCGGCCTAGGAAGAGCAATGCAGGTAGAAGACCGACGAAGCGTCGACCGTCTAGTGGTCAGGTGGTAGTGGAACCTCGTCATTGTTCGCTATGTCACGGTTCAGGGCACAACAGAGCTACATGCAAAGCTCGAGTTTGA